One Lepus europaeus isolate LE1 chromosome X, mLepTim1.pri, whole genome shotgun sequence genomic window carries:
- the DYNLT3 gene encoding dynein light chain Tctex-type 3: MEEYHRHCDEVGFNADEAHNIVKECVDGVLGGEDYNQNNINQWTASIVEQSLTHLVKLGKAYKYIVTCAVVQRSAYGFHTASSCFWDTTSDGTCTVRWENRTMNCIVNVFAIAIVL; this comes from the exons ATGGAGGAGTATCACCGCCACTGCGACGAG GTTGGCTTCAATGCTGATGAAGCCCACAATATTGTCAAAGAG TGTGTAGATGGAGTGTTAGGAGGTGAGGACTATAATCAGAACAACATCAATCAGTGGACTGCAAGCATAGTAGAACAATCCTTAACACACTTGGTTAAGTTGGGAAAAGCTTATAAATACATTG TGACCTGTGCAGTGGTCCAGAGGAGTGCATATGGCTTTCACACCGCCAGTTCATGCTTTTGGGATACTACTTCTGATG gAACCTGTACTGTAAGATGGGAGAATCGAACCATGAACTGCATTGTCAACGTTTTTGCCATTGCAATTGTCCTGTAA